The Lichenihabitans psoromatis genomic interval TTGGGAGTTCCGCCACACGCGATCGCGCTCTCGAGTCCGTTCGGCAACGCGTTGCTCAAGATCGATATTGAGATCGCGCAGTTGGTCTTCGACGCGCCGTCGCTCGATCGCGGCACGGGTGCGGTCGGCGACGTTCCGCGCGAAGGCCAATTGCTCTTCGGTCCAGTGCCGAGGCTGCGTATCGTGGAGAAAGAACATGGCCACGAACTTGCCATGTTCGATCACCGGCAGATTGATGAACGCACGGACCTCTATGCTCTCGAAAGCTGCCGTCCTTCCCGATGTTCGATCGTCCTCGTTCGTATTGTCGATGACGACCGTTGACCCTCGTTTGAGATCGTCGACGAAGGATCCGAAAGTTCGAAACGAGTGCGTTCCGGCGACACTCGCGACGTTGGGCTTGGCCCAATCGCGAAAAATAGTGATGACTTCGCCTGCGACATTGACGGCGCCGTAGCCGGCCCGACCAATGCCGAGCGTGCGACCCATGATCTCGGATGCGGCGAAAGCCATCTCGGCGGTATCGCTCATGTCCCGGAGGCGATCGCCGAGTTCGAGGATTGCGAGCCGGCGCTCTTCGGCTTGTTTGCGTTCCGTGATGTCGACCGATGCGCCCGGAAAGCGAATGGGCGTCCCATCGGCGTCTCTGACGATCCGACCTCGCGCCAAAACCCATCGGACCGAACCATCCGGTTGAAAGATGCGATACTCGTTCGAAAATTCATCCGCGCCGGAAAAGAGACGGTCTAGTTCGTTTTGAAAGGCCGGCAGATCATCCGGATGAAAGTTACGCGTGAATTCCGAGAGAGGGGCGCCGCGTGCGGCCCAGGCGGGATCGACCGTGTAGATGTGAGCGAAATTGGCGTCCGCATAGATGATGTCCGCCTTCAGGTCCCAGTCCCAAATGCCGACCATGCCGGAGGCGCCGAGTGCCAGGTTCAACCGCTCCTGGCTCTGTTGCAGTTCCCGTTCGGCCTGTTTGGAGGCCGTGATATCGCGGGAGACCGCAAGCAGCTTCTCGATCTGGCCATGGGCATCCCGTATCGGGGTGATCCGAACGTCCCACCATTTCTCAATCCCGGCGAACGTCGCGGTCGGTCCCTGGTAATGTCCGGTTCCGCCCGTGCGTGCGGTCGCGAGGGCATTCTCCGCTGTCAGGCGCAAATCGTAAGGGCAGATGACGGGCCAGGGCCGGCCACGGATCGCATCGAAATCCGACACATCCATAGCGTCTTGACCACGCTCGCTCATGAAAACGAGCGCTCCGTCGAGATCGAGCACCTGGATGCAATCGTCCGATGAGGCCAGAACGCCTTGGAGGAATTCCTCACTGAGCCGAAGCTTCTCGGCCGCCGCGCGGCGCAGGGTCTCGTCACGAACGATCTTGATGAACCCGATATGCTGGCCAGCCTCGGTCCGCAATGGCATCATTTCGCCATTGGCCCAGAAGCGCGACCCGTCCTTTTTCATATGCCAGCGCTCATCGTTCGCGCGGCCCGTTTCAAGCGATCGCCTCATCTCTTGCTGGACGAGATCGCGCGCCCGATCTTCGGGTGTGAAGAAAAGATCGGCTGGCTGCCCCTTCATCTCCTCACAAGACCACCCAAAAATCCGCGTCGCGCCGGAGTTCCATTCGGTCACGAGGCCGACGCGGTCGGTCGCCACGATTGCGAAATCGACGGCGCTTTCGAGAATTTGATGGTGGCGTGCGTTGCCGTCTTTCACGGCCTGCTCCGCCGTCTCGAGGGCCGCGATCGAGCGCCGCAATTCAAGCTGGGACATGACTTGTCTGGCTAGCGCCTTGAGGCCGGAGGCCTGCATCTGCGACAACCCATTGGGACGCGGCACCGAGTCAATGACGCAGAGGGTTCCAAGCGGCACACCCTCGGCCGTCTCGAGCCGGGCACCCGCGTAGAAGCGGAGATGCGGTTCGCCCGTCACGAGGGGGTTGGTCGAGGTTCGATCATCCAGGGTGAGATCGGGAATGATCATGAGCCCTGGCTGCTTCAACGCATGTTGGCAGACGGACTGGTTGATCGGTGTCTGGTGAGGATCGAAGCCGACCCGCGCCTTGAACCACTGCCGGTCATTCGCCACGAGACTGACGAGCGCCACGGGCGTCGCGCAAATTTGCGCCGCAAGATGTACGATGTCGTCGAACCCCTCTTCGGCGGGGGTGTCGAGGATGTTATAGGAATCGAGCACAGCAAGCCGTCTCTCCTCCTCGGATCGGGACGGATCAACCATGTCGGGCGATCGCTCTCTGATGATCACAGACAACGGTCGAGAGCTCGACGAATCCCGTCGGAGGAAGTCGAAACGCCAACGCGAGCCCAAACGACCAACCGCAGGGGATCCAGCATTCCAAGAAGGCCATGCGGATCGGGCCGCGAGCGTGTATCGACACCATAACCGCGCCATAACATGACGTCGAGAACGAGTCACCTGACCGAGAAGACGCGGGCCGCGACCTGAAACACATCGGCGCGTGGGGCTCGAGCAAGGCTCTCAGTTCGATCATCGTGTGGCGAAGCGGGTTTCGGCAAACGGCATCGATCGTTTCGGAGGCATAACATAAGTTTGATCGTGAGCCTGACCCGCGTTCTAGTCTCCCGTGCGCTCGGAGGTTCGTTCGATGGCAGCCAGACGACATCATTTTCGATGAGCCTCCCGGTCGAGGTCACGTATCGCGGCAAAAGCCGGGTCGGACAATATACTCTCCTGGGATACGGACCGCAGGCGATCGTGACCGTCACCTATCGCTTGAGCAAAATATCGAAGGAGTGCGGCAACTTCTCGGTCGAACGGATCGCCCGCAATCTCATCTTGGAAATGGTACGCGGCAGCCATTATTGAACAGGGCGGGTGTCGGCTCTTTGTTCGGCCTAACGCAGATGCCGGGGCCTTTCATCCAAGTTTAATGATGCAAGATCCGGCTCAGGAACGTCTTGGCACGCGGCGACGCCGTGTCGCCAAAGAAGGCGGCGGTGGGTCGGTCCTCGACGATGACGCCGCCGTCGATGAAGATGACGCGGTGGGCGACGCGACGGGCAAAGCCCATTTCATGCGTCACGCACATCATGGTCATGCCATCGCGCGCAAGCGCAGTCATGACGTCGAGCACCTCGGAGATCATCTCCGGATCGAGAGCGGACGTCGGCTCGTCGAACAGCATGGCCAGCGGGTCCATAGCGAGCGCGCGTGCGATAGCGACGCGTTGCTGCTGGCCACCCGAAAGCCGACCTGGATATTTGGCCGCATGATCGGCCAGGCCGACGCGATCGAGCAGCGCCAATGCCTTGCGTCGTGCGAGGTCTGAACTCCGGCCCAGGACCTTCATGGGTGCGAGCGTGAGATTGTCGATGATCGTGAGGTGAGGAAAGAGCTCGAAGCTCTGGAACACCATGCCGATCCGGGTCCTCAAGCCCGGCAGATCCGTCGACGGATCGCCGACCGAGATGCCGTCGACCAGGATCGTGCCTTCGTCGAACGGCTCCAGCGCATTCACGCATTTGATGAGCGTCGATTTGCCCGAGCCCGAGGGGCCGCACACGACCACGACCTCGCCTTTGGCGACATTTGTCGAGCAGCCCTTCAGCACCGTCGTGGCGCCGTAGCGCTTGGTGAGATTATGGATCTCGATCATGGGCCACCTAGCCTTCAAATCGTGCGATGGAAAAGCCCGAAATGTCGCGGTCGGTCGCGCCCCGGCTGATGAGGTCGGCCGTCATACGACCCATCAGCGGCCCGAGCGTGTAGCCGTTCGACGTCACGGCATGAAAGAGACCGGGCTGGCGCGGGTCCTCGCCGAGGATCGGGGCGCCATCGATGTTGATATTCATGGCGGCCCACGAGCGGAGGACGTGCAACTTACGCAAGCCTGGCATCACACGCTGCGCGACCCAAAGATTGCCCTCCAGGCTCGCCATCCGAGGGCGAGGATGTCCGTGCACGGGGTCGAGCCCGGCCGTCCAACCACCGCCGATCAGGAACGAGCCGTTCGCGGCTTGCTTCAACGTGAGATGGCGGTCCGCGTGAGCCACGAGGCAGGTGAGGGCGGGCGCGGCCGGTTCCGTGACCACCATCTGCAGGGGCGCCCCATGCACCGGCACATTCAAGCCGAGCATTCGCCCGATGGTCGAGGCAAATGCCCCAGCCGCGTTGACGATCCGAGGGGCCGTGACGGTGCCACGCGACGTCCCGATCCGAAACCCTTGCTGGTTTCGTGTAATGTGGGTGACGGCCGCGCGGCGCTCCACCCGAGCGCCCGCCTCGAGTGCGGCCGCAAGGATGCCCTGCGTGGCGACCAGAGGATTGATCTTCCCTTCGTCCGGACAGAAGGCAGCCCCCACAAAATCGTCGGCGAGTGCGGGTTCGAGCCGCCGGAGATCGGCGGCCGTGATGACGTCGCAGGTGACGCCGTGTTGGCGCTCGACCCGCGTCTTGGCGTTCAGAAAGGCGAGATCGCGCTCGGTCTCCGCCACCATCAATCCGCCGGTGCGCTTGATCTCGAAGTCGACCCCAAGCTCGCGTTCGAGCGCCATCCAAAGCGCGATGGAGTCGCGCTGCAGCGGCAATGTCCGGGCCGCGGGGGCGCCGCCCGCTTCGGCCCGGGCCCCATGGTCGAACGACAGCAATTGGCCATGCAGGCTGCCGGCATTGCCGCCCGACGCAAGGCTGTTCGGCTCCGCGCGGTCGAGCACCAGCACGTCGTGCCCCGCACGGGCCAGAAAGAGAGCCGTCGCAAGGCCCACGATGCCGGCTCCGATCACGACCACGTCGGCGTGAAGGTCGCCGTGGAGCTCGACCGACGCGGGGCCGGGAATCCAGTCCGGCAGCATGTTGCGCGTGTGGCCGCCCCATTCGGGCTTTTCGAGCGCCAGAGCCGCAAGCGGGACGGGGCGAAGCGGCATCTGCGGCGCAAAGGCGGCGCGTTCGTCCGGATGGGTGCCGACGAGCCGCTGGAGATGTTCGGCGCAGTAACGGCCCTGGCAGCGTCCCATGCCGGCGCGCGTGAGGCGTTTCAGCGTGGCGAGGTCGGTCACGTCATGGTCGACGATCGCGCGCTCCAGCGTGCCACGCGTAAGAGATTCGCAGCGGCAGACGATCGTCTCGCTTGTGGCGCGCGACAGGCCAGGCGGCTCGGCGGCGAACAGAGCCCAGAGGTGGCGCTGGAAGGTCGCGGCGCGCGCGAGGCGCTTGATCACAGGCTGGTCGTCGGCCGACACGGCAAAGCCGAGTTGTCGCGCTGCGGCCCGACCCGCCAGCAATCCCTGCTGGCTCGCCATCGCGGCGCCCCCGAACCGGCCCGCTTCGCCGACCACCAGGATATCGGCTTGTGATGTCGTTCCGGTGAAATCGTGGACAAGGCTGAGTTCATGGCTGCCATCGGCTTCGTATCGGCATCCGAGCAGACGCGGCAAGTCGTGCGAGGGGCGGAACCCCTCGCCGATGGCGACGAGATCCACCGGGATGAGACGTGGCGCTGGGGCGCCTTGCGTCGACACCGCGATCTGTTTGACGCGATCTGTGCCCCTGGCCTCGATCACCCGGCTGCTCCACAAAACCGGACGACCTGCCCGGCGCAGCGCCGCGATCTGGCGCAGGCCGGCGCTGGCGAGCGTGGGGCCTGCACGTAGCAGCGCTGCCGCCTCGCGCGGGCGCGTCCAAGGCGGCGGTGCGGCCTCGATGACAGCGACCGGCGTCACGCCCCGACGGAGCAATTCGGCCGCGACTTGGAGGTTCAACGGGCCGTTGCCGGCGATGGCGATCCGCATGGGGGGAACGAAGCCGTCGCTCCTCAAAAGCGTTTGCAGTGCGCCGGTCGTCATGATGCCCGGCAGGGTCCAGCCGGGAAGGATCGGGGCCGCTTCAAAGGCTCCTGTGGCCACGATCAACCGGCGTGGCCGAATGCGCCTCGCGACGGCGTCGACGATGCATCCGATGACGAGGCCGCCGGACGCGTCGCGTTCGCCACCCCAGACGATGCCGCCGGATTGGAGATCGACGCCGGCGGCCCGAACGCGCGCGATCAAAACGGCCCCATCGCGAGCCTGCTGATCCACCGGATTGGCGGGGTGCGTGGCGGGTTGCTTGTAGTACTGGCCGCCCGGCGCGGGACGCTCGTCGATGAGCAGAACCGTCGCGCCTGCCGCCCGCGCACTTTCGGCTGCGGCGAGACCGGCCGGACCGGCGCCGACCACCAGAATGTCGACGGCGATCTCGGAGAAGCTCTCAGGGGGTTCCGTGAGAGACGACAGCGTATCCGACCGGATGTCGGGCAATTGCGGCTGGCCACCAAGGCGCATGCCGTCCCGCGCCTTGGTCAGGCAGGCGCGCTGACCGGCTCGGCCATCCACGCTCACCAGACAATCGTGGCAAACCCCCATCCCGCAAAATGGCCCGCGCGGCGTTCCGTCCCGGCCGAGGCCGTGCGCCATGGCGCCACTTGCCAAGATCGCCGCAGCGATACTCTCGCCCGGGACAGCAAAGAGCGGCGCTCCATCGAGCGTCATCCGCCAGATGGCGCCACGCCTATGCGGCATGGGGAAAGGCAAGACCGAAAGTTTCGACCATGACCTTCAGGGCTGCATCCTCGGCTGCCGGGAGCGGCAGGCGCGGGGGGCGCGGCGGACCGGCCGGCAGGCCCATGTGGCTGAGCAAGGCCTTGGTGGCTGCGACGTAGCGGTGTCCGCCGACGGCCTCGATCAGCGGCAGCCACTTGAGGTAAAGCGCATGGGCTTCGCGCACCTTGTTGTCGTCAGCCACGAGCGTGAAGAGCCGCGCCAGCGGGCCCGGCGCCACATTGGACGCCACCGCGACCCAACCCTCGGCGCCCTCGACGAACGATTCAAAACCGAGAATGCCGCCGAATACCGTCATTCGATCGCCGCAGAGTCTCAGAATGTCGCGCACGCGCGTCACCTCCAACGTCGATTCCTTGATGTAGCGGCAGTTGTCGATGGCGGCGAGACGCGCGACTAGCCCCGGCTTCAAGTCGACGTTCGAGGTCGCTGGGTTGTTATAAATCATGATCGGAATGCCGATCGCACGGGCGACGGTGTCATAGTGATGCACGATCTCATCGTCGGTCGGCGTCGAATAGAAAGGTGGGATCACCATAACGCCGTCGGCGCCGAGGCGCTCGGCTTGCTGGCTCAGGCGCACCGCTTCGCGGGTGTCCTCGGCTCCCGTGCCGATCAACGTCGGGACGCGGCCTGCTGCGGTGCGGATCACGGTTTCGGCGACGGCGATGCGCTCGTCTTCGGTCAACGAGAGAAATTCGCCTGTCGAGCCGAGCGGGATCAGGCCGTGGATGCCCTCCCGGATCTGCCACTCGACGAAATGGGCGAGCGCCGCGAGATCGAGCCGACCATCCTCGTGGTTCGGCGTCATCATCACTGTATAGGTGCCGCGAAAGGTTTTGCTCATCGTCTTGGATCCCGGGCGTTTCCGCGCCCCATCTCAGGAAGGTCAGGCGCCCGCGCCCGTCGGCGGCGCGTCCGCGCGGCCGGCATATAGCTCGAGCCGGCGCTGCACGAGTTGCCAGGCGGTGGTCATGACGAGGTAGTAGAGCGCCGCAACCGTGAAGAGCTCCAGCACCTCGAATTTTTCCTGAATCAGCAATTGGGTCCGGCGCAACAGCTCCTCCATCGAAATGACGGACGTGATCGACGTGGTCTTGAGCAAGCCGTTCACTGAATTGCCGAGCGGCGGGAGAATGATGCGGAACGCCTGCGGCAGCACGATATGCTGCATGATCTGCCGCTCTTTCATGCCGAGCGCACGGGCCGCTCGCACCTGGCCTTGTGGTACGGCGCCAATGCCGGCCCGAATGATTTCGGCCAGATAGGCCGCCTCGTTGAGCGACAGACCGATGAGGGCCGATTGGATCACGCCGAACTTGATCCCGAGTTGCGGCAGACCGGTATAGATGACGATCAGTTGCACCAGGAGCGGCGTGCCGCGAAACAGCCAGACGTAGAAGCCAGCCGGCGCCGACACGGGAAGCACGCGAGAGCGGCGCATCATGGCGAGCACGAACCCGAGCGCCAGACCGCACACCATGGAAACGGCTGTCAGCCATAAGGTCGCCCACGCTCCGGCGAGGATGTAGGGATTGACGAGATACTCGAAAAATCCCGACCAGTCCCAGGCGTTCATGCGTTGCCGATCTCCGATCGCAGGGTTGGCTCGTTCAGGTCGCCGGACCCTGCACCGCAAGGGCGCCAGCGGGCGCCACCACGCCATAGCGGTCGAACAGCGTCTTGTAGCTGCCGTCCTTCTGCATATCGTCCAGCACCTTCAACACGGCATCGGCCAGGGGCTTGCTCTTGAAGGCTAGCGCTACCGGCGTCGGGTAGAGGCCCGAAATGGCACGTTTAAAGTCGCCACGATCGGCATAATCCTTGGCGACGCCATCGATCGACACCACGGCTTCCACCTGGCCGGCCCGGAGCGCCTGATAGGCCAGCGCGAAGGAGTCGAAGGTGAGGATCGTCAGGCCCTTGCCGCCGGTGCGCTTCAATTCGGCGTCGATGGCTTTGGCCTTGCCCTCCTCGAAACCGCCAATCTCCACGCCGACCGTCTTGCCTTCCAGATCCTCGAGTTTGCTGATGGGAGCTTTCGAGGTAGGCGGAACCGAAATGCTGATGGCCTGCATCTCATAAGGGATCATCTGCATCAGCTTGGCGCGCTCGGGCGTGAAGAAGATGCCCGTGTTGATCATGTCCCAGCGTCCGCCCTTGAGGCCGGGAACCATCGCGTCGAACTCGATTTTCACAAATTCGGGCGTGAGACACAGACGCTTGGCGATCTCTTTGCCAAGCTCGATCCGCATGCCGACGAGCTGGCCGGTCTTGTCGACATATTGCAGCGGCGGCAGCGTCGGATTGGTCGACATCACCAAGGTGCCGGGCTTGATCAGATCGGAGGTCGCCACCGGCGACGTGCAATCGGCGGCCCAGGCCGCTCCCGAGAGCAGGGATGCCGCCAAAAAAGGCAGAAGCAAGCGAGCGAAACGGACCATCGAACATCCCCTCGAATTTTGAACTCATCAACGGTATACAATTGGAATACTGTTTGGCAAGTTGAGAAAGCGAGGCGGCGCTCGATTGCAAGTTTCCGTCTTGTGCTTGCTCCGATTTGCCGATGGCCCGTAAGGAAGTCCGATGTTCGCCCGACCTCTCTGTTTCCCTTGGTTCGTATGAGTTTGCCCGACTTTAAACCGAGCCCGTTGAACCTCGGAAACCTCGCCTACGAGGCGCTCTCTGACATGATCCGCCACAAGCGCCTGCGCGGCGGCGACGTGATCGTGGAGGCGCGCTTGGCGGAGACCATCGGGGTTTCGCGCACACCGCTTCGCGAGGCGCTGCAACGGCTCGAGGGCGAGGGGATGGTCGAGAAGACCGGTGGACGCTCCTATTGTGTGCGCCGGGTGGACCTCGTCGAATATTTGAAGAGCCTCAAGGTGCGCGAGATTTTGGAGCCCGAGGCCGCGGCGCTGGCTGTCGACCACATCCCAGGCGTGCGGCTTGCTGCCGTGCGGCAGGAAACGCTGCAGATGCTCGAAGCCACCACCTACCACACCGACGCGCATTGGCGCTCGGACGACAACCTGCACAATATGTTCATCGACGGCTCGGGGAACGAGGTGATGGCCCGCATCCTTCGGCAGTTGCGAGCGACGACGCGATTATTCGAGATCGACCGGCTGAAAGAGCGCTTGAAGCCCGACTCGCGTGAGCATCTCGTCATCGTGGATGCGCTGATCGCCGGCGATGCAGGCGCGGTCCGTGAGGCGGTGACGATCCATATCCGCAGCCTCATCGATTTCGCGCTTGCGGCCCTCCGGTAGCGCTGTTCAGGCGTGAGACGAGAGGGGCACGGCGGAGCGGTCTAACCATTGACTTGCATCGCGGCAGTGACATGTCTGGTTTTGCAAATGCGGTCGGTCGGACAGTCGAGCTCGTTCAATAAGCGAAGCCAAAAAGCCGGCTCTCCCAAACAGCAATCGATACATTTTGTCGACGCCGGGCCCCAAGAACTTTCGGACGTCATGCACGTTGAGCGATGCGCGAGCGGGCTGCCTTGGCAGCTGGGATCATCTGTCCGAACCGGAGTCCCTTCCGCTCGCGTACATCAGAGCGGTTCACCGGACGCCACGTGACTGTCGCGATCGGTTGATTCGTCGCCACCCTGGCGCCATTGCACCTGTCGAGCCGCAAAAGGGCAGGACGTGACCGTTGGCGCGGTTGGAAAAGTCCGAGCGAACGTTTACGCCTGATGGGCTGCATCCCGTATGGCGTCAGCAAAGGCTGCCGGCGCCTCTTGTGGTAAGTTGTGCCCGATGCCGCCACGGATCAGGCGGTGGGCATAAGGTCCGGTATATTTGGCGGCATAGCTTGCCGGCTCTGGATGCGGCGCACCGTTCGCGTCGCCCTCGATCGTGATCGTCGGAACCGTGATGGCGGGGGCCGATGCGAGACGACTCTCATAGGTTTCATAAAGAGCCTCGCCCTGCGCAAGACTGAGCCGCCAGCGATAATTATGGATCACGATCGCGACGTGGTCCGGGTTGTCGAAGGCGCGTGCGGTCCTCTCGAACGTGGCGTCGTCGAACCGCCAGTCGGGTGAAGCGCTCTGCCAGATGAGCCGGGCGAAATCGCGCCGGTTGCGCTCGTATCCCAAACGGCCACGTTCGGTCGCAAAATAAAACTGATACCACCAGGCAAGTTCGGCCTTCGGCGGCAGCGGTGCCTCGCTGGCGTGCTGGCTCCCAATCAGATAGCCGCTCACCGAAACCAGTGCTGCACAGCGGCCCGGCCAGAGCGCCGCGACGACATTTGCTGAACGCGCACCCCAGTCGAAGCCTCCCAAAACCGCCTTCTCGATTTTCATCGCATCCATTAGGGCAATGACATCAAGGGCGAGAGCAGTCTGCTGGCCGTTGCGGGGCGTGTCGGCGGATAAGAAGCGTGTCGCTCCGTAACCCCGGAGATAGGGAACGATCACGCGATAGCCCTCGGAAGCGAGCAAGGGCACGACCTCGACGAAACTATGGATGTCGTAGGGCCATCCGTGCAGAAGGATCATCACCGGTCCGTCAGCCGGCCCATCCTCGACGTAAGCAATGCTGAGCGGACCCGCGTCGATCTGCTTGAGTGGCGGAAACGAGGTCTTGTAACGTGGCACCTCTGAGGATTTGACGGCATGCGCGCTCGTCGTCGCCTCGGCCGCAAGAGCGCTCTTCGCAACAATTTGCGTCGACGCCATGGTTGCCGCGGTCAACGCCATAAAGCGGCGGCGCTCGACATTCGTCAGAGCGGGTTTTCTGATCGTGACCATGAGCAACCTCCAGAACCATCGTGCCGAGGAGAGCGGCCGCAATGCTCATTTTGATCGGCTTGGATCGGTGGGACTTGATCATCCGATGGCTCTTCCGGTTCGCGTGATGCCGAGTTCCAAGTCTTTGCGGTTGAGCCAGTTGCTAAATTTGAGCCGCGCCGCCATCGACGAAAAGCTCGCTTCCGGTGATGAAATTGCTGTCATCGGAGGCGAGGAAGAGCGCCGCGCGTGCGACCTCGTCGACGTTGCCGAGACGAGCCAGGGGCGTTGTCGCTTTGACGTAGGCGAGCATCTGCTGATGCGCTTCCTCC includes:
- a CDS encoding PAS domain S-box protein, coding for MVDPSRSEEERRLAVLDSYNILDTPAEEGFDDIVHLAAQICATPVALVSLVANDRQWFKARVGFDPHQTPINQSVCQHALKQPGLMIIPDLTLDDRTSTNPLVTGEPHLRFYAGARLETAEGVPLGTLCVIDSVPRPNGLSQMQASGLKALARQVMSQLELRRSIAALETAEQAVKDGNARHHQILESAVDFAIVATDRVGLVTEWNSGATRIFGWSCEEMKGQPADLFFTPEDRARDLVQQEMRRSLETGRANDERWHMKKDGSRFWANGEMMPLRTEAGQHIGFIKIVRDETLRRAAAEKLRLSEEFLQGVLASSDDCIQVLDLDGALVFMSERGQDAMDVSDFDAIRGRPWPVICPYDLRLTAENALATARTGGTGHYQGPTATFAGIEKWWDVRITPIRDAHGQIEKLLAVSRDITASKQAERELQQSQERLNLALGASGMVGIWDWDLKADIIYADANFAHIYTVDPAWAARGAPLSEFTRNFHPDDLPAFQNELDRLFSGADEFSNEYRIFQPDGSVRWVLARGRIVRDADGTPIRFPGASVDITERKQAEERRLAILELGDRLRDMSDTAEMAFAASEIMGRTLGIGRAGYGAVNVAGEVITIFRDWAKPNVASVAGTHSFRTFGSFVDDLKRGSTVVIDNTNEDDRTSGRTAAFESIEVRAFINLPVIEHGKFVAMFFLHDTQPRHWTEEQLAFARNVADRTRAAIERRRVEDQLRDLNIDLEQRVAERTRERDRVWRNSQDLLIIVDAEGQFRAVNPAAETILGWTPDEMLGLSVFDFIHPDDLGDASEVLERANREGLRAYINRFRRKDGGYRWMSWVAAPEDGLVYAYGRDITAEKLQAEALNLAEEQLRQSQKMEAVGQLTGGVAHDFNNLLTVIRSSIDLLKRPNLSDERRQRYIDAISDTTGRAAKLTGQLLAFARRQALKPEVFDVVQSVGAISDMVKTLTGSRVRVETIVHDEPCFVDADPSQFETALVNLAVNARDAMDGEGKLTIWVHPTSVLPALRAHPAVLGDFVAMSMTDSGSGIAPEDLDRIFEPFFTTKGVGKGTGLGLSQVFGFVKQSGGEVGVESILGEGTTFTLYLPRAVGDTMADESRNGATMTVDGDGISVLLVEDNVDVGSFATQTLEELGYASVLAIDAKSALAELALDSSRFDVVFSDVVMPGMNGVDLAQEIRRRHADLPVVLTSGYSHVLAQSGTHGFELLHKPYSIEQLSHVLTKAARMRRLKRAPSVAAESR
- a CDS encoding amino acid ABC transporter ATP-binding protein, encoding MIEIHNLTKRYGATTVLKGCSTNVAKGEVVVVCGPSGSGKSTLIKCVNALEPFDEGTILVDGISVGDPSTDLPGLRTRIGMVFQSFELFPHLTIIDNLTLAPMKVLGRSSDLARRKALALLDRVGLADHAAKYPGRLSGGQQQRVAIARALAMDPLAMLFDEPTSALDPEMISEVLDVMTALARDGMTMMCVTHEMGFARRVAHRVIFIDGGVIVEDRPTAAFFGDTASPRAKTFLSRILHH
- a CDS encoding FAD-dependent oxidoreductase, translated to MPHRRGAIWRMTLDGAPLFAVPGESIAAAILASGAMAHGLGRDGTPRGPFCGMGVCHDCLVSVDGRAGQRACLTKARDGMRLGGQPQLPDIRSDTLSSLTEPPESFSEIAVDILVVGAGPAGLAAAESARAAGATVLLIDERPAPGGQYYKQPATHPANPVDQQARDGAVLIARVRAAGVDLQSGGIVWGGERDASGGLVIGCIVDAVARRIRPRRLIVATGAFEAAPILPGWTLPGIMTTGALQTLLRSDGFVPPMRIAIAGNGPLNLQVAAELLRRGVTPVAVIEAAPPPWTRPREAAALLRAGPTLASAGLRQIAALRRAGRPVLWSSRVIEARGTDRVKQIAVSTQGAPAPRLIPVDLVAIGEGFRPSHDLPRLLGCRYEADGSHELSLVHDFTGTTSQADILVVGEAGRFGGAAMASQQGLLAGRAAARQLGFAVSADDQPVIKRLARAATFQRHLWALFAAEPPGLSRATSETIVCRCESLTRGTLERAIVDHDVTDLATLKRLTRAGMGRCQGRYCAEHLQRLVGTHPDERAAFAPQMPLRPVPLAALALEKPEWGGHTRNMLPDWIPGPASVELHGDLHADVVVIGAGIVGLATALFLARAGHDVLVLDRAEPNSLASGGNAGSLHGQLLSFDHGARAEAGGAPAARTLPLQRDSIALWMALERELGVDFEIKRTGGLMVAETERDLAFLNAKTRVERQHGVTCDVITAADLRRLEPALADDFVGAAFCPDEGKINPLVATQGILAAALEAGARVERRAAVTHITRNQQGFRIGTSRGTVTAPRIVNAAGAFASTIGRMLGLNVPVHGAPLQMVVTEPAAPALTCLVAHADRHLTLKQAANGSFLIGGGWTAGLDPVHGHPRPRMASLEGNLWVAQRVMPGLRKLHVLRSWAAMNINIDGAPILGEDPRQPGLFHAVTSNGYTLGPLMGRMTADLISRGATDRDISGFSIARFEG
- a CDS encoding dihydrodipicolinate synthase family protein is translated as MSKTFRGTYTVMMTPNHEDGRLDLAALAHFVEWQIREGIHGLIPLGSTGEFLSLTEDERIAVAETVIRTAAGRVPTLIGTGAEDTREAVRLSQQAERLGADGVMVIPPFYSTPTDDEIVHHYDTVARAIGIPIMIYNNPATSNVDLKPGLVARLAAIDNCRYIKESTLEVTRVRDILRLCGDRMTVFGGILGFESFVEGAEGWVAVASNVAPGPLARLFTLVADDNKVREAHALYLKWLPLIEAVGGHRYVAATKALLSHMGLPAGPPRPPRLPLPAAEDAALKVMVETFGLAFPHAA
- a CDS encoding amino acid ABC transporter permease, encoding MNAWDWSGFFEYLVNPYILAGAWATLWLTAVSMVCGLALGFVLAMMRRSRVLPVSAPAGFYVWLFRGTPLLVQLIVIYTGLPQLGIKFGVIQSALIGLSLNEAAYLAEIIRAGIGAVPQGQVRAARALGMKERQIMQHIVLPQAFRIILPPLGNSVNGLLKTTSITSVISMEELLRRTQLLIQEKFEVLELFTVAALYYLVMTTAWQLVQRRLELYAGRADAPPTGAGA
- a CDS encoding ABC transporter substrate-binding protein, with amino-acid sequence MVRFARLLLPFLAASLLSGAAWAADCTSPVATSDLIKPGTLVMSTNPTLPPLQYVDKTGQLVGMRIELGKEIAKRLCLTPEFVKIEFDAMVPGLKGGRWDMINTGIFFTPERAKLMQMIPYEMQAISISVPPTSKAPISKLEDLEGKTVGVEIGGFEEGKAKAIDAELKRTGGKGLTILTFDSFALAYQALRAGQVEAVVSIDGVAKDYADRGDFKRAISGLYPTPVALAFKSKPLADAVLKVLDDMQKDGSYKTLFDRYGVVAPAGALAVQGPAT
- a CDS encoding GntR family transcriptional regulator — encoded protein: MIRHKRLRGGDVIVEARLAETIGVSRTPLREALQRLEGEGMVEKTGGRSYCVRRVDLVEYLKSLKVREILEPEAAALAVDHIPGVRLAAVRQETLQMLEATTYHTDAHWRSDDNLHNMFIDGSGNEVMARILRQLRATTRLFEIDRLKERLKPDSREHLVIVDALIAGDAGAVREAVTIHIRSLIDFALAALR
- a CDS encoding alpha/beta fold hydrolase, translating into MVTIRKPALTNVERRRFMALTAATMASTQIVAKSALAAEATTSAHAVKSSEVPRYKTSFPPLKQIDAGPLSIAYVEDGPADGPVMILLHGWPYDIHSFVEVVPLLASEGYRVIVPYLRGYGATRFLSADTPRNGQQTALALDVIALMDAMKIEKAVLGGFDWGARSANVVAALWPGRCAALVSVSGYLIGSQHASEAPLPPKAELAWWYQFYFATERGRLGYERNRRDFARLIWQSASPDWRFDDATFERTARAFDNPDHVAIVIHNYRWRLSLAQGEALYETYESRLASAPAITVPTITIEGDANGAPHPEPASYAAKYTGPYAHRLIRGGIGHNLPQEAPAAFADAIRDAAHQA